The following coding sequences are from one Triticum dicoccoides isolate Atlit2015 ecotype Zavitan chromosome 4A, WEW_v2.0, whole genome shotgun sequence window:
- the LOC119287477 gene encoding phytosulfokine receptor 1-like, with the protein MARCCLLLLFWAFLWPAASAVPCHPDDLRSLRGFAGDLSGGAVLLRTAWSGASCCSWEGVGCDGTSARVTVLRLPSRGLTGPIPGASLAGLVWLEELFLGSNSFMGVLPDALFGLARLRKLSLASNELTGQLSSRFGELTHLTLLDLSTNRFFGRLLDVFDDLTSLEHLAAHSNGFSGFLPPSLSSLSSLRGLNLRNNTLSGPIARVSFSGMPLLASVDFSTNYLTGWLPASLAGCGELKSLNLANNTLVGTIPSWIGEFDHLWYLNLSNNSFVGEVPKSLLRLKGLATAGRSSGMVLTNMLLYVNDKRRALNEQPNTITGSNNTVRSGRNNSMSGNDNTVISGDNNAVSGSFNTLVCGDNNVLTGDHHVVSGSNHIVTNSYNKVSGCTNNVSGSHHTVSGSNNAVSGSNNTVSGSNHVVSGSNKIVTDG; encoded by the coding sequence ATGGCGAGATGCTGCTTGCTGCTCCTCTTCTGGGCGTTCCTCTGGCCGGCGGCCAGCGCGGTGCCGTGTCACCCCGACGACCTTCGCTCGCTGCGGGGTTTCGCCGGAGACCTCAGCGGCGGGGCCGTCCTGCTCCGCACCGCATGGTCCGGCGCCTCGTGCTGCAGCTGGGAAGGTGTGGGCTGCGATGGCACCAGCGCTCGCGTCACGGTGCTGCGGCTCCCCTCGCGCGGCCTCACGGGGCCCATCCCAGGAGCCTCTCTAGCCGGCCTCGTGTGGCTGGAGGAACTCTTCCTCGGCTCAAACTCTTTCATGGGCGTCCTCCCAGACGCGCTCTTCGGGCTCGCTAGGCTAAGGAAGCTTTCACTCGCATCCAACGAGCTCACCGGCCAGCTGAGCTCACGCTTCGGGGAGCTCACACACCTCACCTTGTTGGATTTGTCCACCAACCGCTTCTTCGGCCGCCTCCTGGACGTGTTCGACGATCTCACGTCGCTAGAGCATTTGGCCGCACACTCCAATGGCTTCTCCGGCTTCCTGCCGCCGTCTCTGTCATCACTATCATCTCTTCGTGGGCTCAACCTCCGGAACAACACCTTGTCCGGCCCGATTGCTCGTGTTAGCTTCTCCGGCATGCCACTTCTTGCTTCCGTTGACTTCTCCACAAACTACCTGACTGGGTGGCTCCCGGCCAGCCTTGCGGGCTGTGGCGAGCTCAAGTCACTCAACCTTGCCAACAACACATTGGTTGGCACCATCCCGTCGTGGATTGGTGAGTTTGACCACCTTTGGTACTTGAATCTCTCAAATAATTCATTCGTTGGCGAGGTACCCAAAAGTTTGTTACGGCTCAAGGGCCTCGCCACCGCGGGTCGTTCATCGGGTATGGTTTTGACTAACATGCTATTGTATGTAAATGACAAAAGAAGAGCACTCAATGAACAACCAAATACCATAACTGGGAGCAACAACACTGTCAGATCTGGGCGCAACAACAGCATGTCTGGGAATGATAACACTGTCATATCCGGAGACAACAACGCTGTGTCTGGGAGCTTCAACACCCTTGTATGTGGGGACAACAATGTTCTAACTGGGGACCACCATGTCGTATCTGGGAGCAACCATATTGTAACTAACAGCTACAATAAAGTATCTGGGTGCACCAATAATGTATCCGGGAGCCACCATACCGTATCCGGTAGCAACAATGCCGTATCTGGAAGCAACAATACGGTATCTGGGAGCAACCATGTCGTATCCGGGAGCAACAAAATTGTAACCGACGGTTAA
- the LOC119289439 gene encoding uncharacterized protein LOC119289439, with protein sequence MAGSRRRRRRRRARELLPQQGTEPSPPEDAALSSREVTTVESPCPASASTSSPLSGPHVCADLLDSLLHEIIALFNSFQDFLAFIGTCHSWRTAVSTFPSVYTFSFPPLHFKPDGPYVHPHSGDIKPILLSNCRWQLSDPTKKNLSLVCSVPENSPNAMHYLGCSYGYLIFSYEEHCLLVDVYTGSKVKPPKLPPNNNLGYFCGIGILTAPLISANSRLLLFSRASMFEWQVGTNSWSEHPLDLGRERIYQIVFFKGDIFAIDALMRLHTIHLTPRFSMREVPIQWEFLSINLWLVVCGDMLLMIAQRLNSGGLDGSSFKVFRLDFTVEPAKWVKVEKLENIALFVSLDRRDPTFYCMSPERWGGKSNCIYFARLSEDPEETWSAAELGQLVPKNAVHPMFYGMSFPPDCGVLSSLWVFPSLIYGSG encoded by the exons ATGGCCggaagccgtcgccgccgccgccgccgccgcgctagaGAGCTGCTGCCGCAGCAGGGCACCGAACCCTCGCCGCCGGAAGACGCCGCTCTGAGCTCGAG AGAAGTTACCACTGTGGAGAGTCCCTGCCCTGCCTCAGCCTCTACCTCTTCGCCTTTGTCTGGACCTCATGTTTGTGCAGATCTCCTGGACAGCCTGCTTCACGAAATAATTGCTCTCTTTAACTCATTCCAAGACTTCCTTGCTTTCATTGGCACCTGCCACTCATGGCGCACTGCAGTCTCTACCTTTCCCTCTGTGTATACATTCAGCTTCCCGCCACTCCATTTCAAACCAGATGGTCCATATGTTCATCCACATAGTGGCGATATCAAGCCCATCCTTTTATCTAATTGCAGATGGCAGCTCAGTGATCCTACCAAGAAAAACTTATCCCTTGTGTGCTCAGTGCCTGAAAATAGTCCAAATGCAATGCACTATTTGGGCTGCTCATATGGGTATCTTATCTTCTCCTACGAGGAGCACTGCCTCCTTGTGGATGTGTACACTGGTAGCAAGGTGAAGCCCCCCAAACTCCCACCCAACAACAATCTTGGGTACTTTTGTGGCATAGGCATCCTTACGGCTCCATTAATTTCAGCCAACTCTCGCCTCCTCCTTTTCTCGAGGGCTTCCATGTTTGAGTGGCAGGTTGGAACAAACTCCTGGTCAGAGCACCCTCTTGATCTTGGCCGCGAACGCATCTATCAGATTGTGTTCTTCAAAGGTGATATCTTTGCCATAGATGCTCTTATGAGGCTCCACACTATACACTTGACACCTCGGTTCAGCATGCGAGAAGTACCAATTCAATGGGAATTCCTGTCTATTAACTTATGGTTGGTGGTCTGTGGTGACATGCTCCTCATGATTGCCCAGAGGTTAAACTCTGGCGGATTGGATGGCTCATCCTTTAAGGTCTTTCGACTCGACTTCACTGTTGAACCAGCTAAGTGGGTGAAGGTGGAGAAGTTGGAAAATATTGCCCTGTTTGTTAGCCTTGATAGGAGGGATCCTACATTTTATTGCATGAGCCCAGAAAGATGGGGAGGAAAGAGTAACTGCATTTATTTTGCAAGGCTATCTGAAGATCCTGAGGAAACTTGGTCTGCCGCTGAGCTTGGTCAGCTAGTGCCAAAAAACGCAGTTCACCCCATGTTCTATGGTATGTCATTCCCTCCCGACTGTGGTGTACTGAGTAGCCTATGGGTGTTCCCCAGTTTAATTTATGGTTCTGGCTAG